Part of the Caminicella sporogenes DSM 14501 genome is shown below.
CTTATTCTTTTTTCTGCAAAATTTACTGTCCTCACTTCTCCAGTCAATCCTACCTCACCAAATATCACCATTTGAGGATCAATAACTTTATTTCTAAAGCTAGAAGCTATTGCTGCAATTATAGCTAAATCAACAGCTGGCTCACTTAATTGAATACCTCCTACAACATTGATATATCCATCTTGAGCTTGAAGTTGAAGTCCTATTTTTTTCTCAAGTACAGCCATAAGCATAACGACTCTATTATAATCTATACCTGTAGCCATCCTTCTAGGCGTACCAAAACTTGTCGGACTAATAAGTGCTTGAAGTTCGATTAGTACTGGTCTAGTTCCCTCTATACTTGCAACTACAACAGAACCTGCTGCATTTTTAGGTCTATGAGATAAAAATAAATGAGACGGATTGATAACTTCTACAAGACCATCATTTGTCATTTCAAAAATTCCTATTTCATTTGTTGAACCAAATCTATTTTTAACTGCCCTCAAAATTCTATAAACATTATGTTTTTCACCTTCGAAATACAAAACTGTATCTACCATATGCTCTAATACCTTCGGTCCTGCTATAGCACCTGTTTTTGTAACATGTCCAACTATAAAAGTTGCTATTCCATACTTTTTAGAAAGCTTCATCAATGCAGCCGTACCTTCTCTGACTTGACTTACACTACCTGGTGCAGACGCTACATCTGGATTATATATAGTTTGTATTGAATCAATAATTAAAAGATTAGGTTTATCTTCTTCTATATATTTAGATATGTAATGCAAATTATTTTCTGAAACAATGTATAAATTATCATTTTCGATTTTTAATCTATCAGC
Proteins encoded:
- the radA gene encoding DNA repair protein RadA: MAKIKTKYVCQECGYISLKWMGKCPECNSWQSFVEEFGNNKKSGEVVSIGSSQKPVKLKNIEIEMENRFSTSNGELDRVLGGGIVRGSLVLVGGDPGIGKSTLLIQVANNVGKKGFKVLYVSGEESLKQIKMRADRLKIENDNLYIVSENNLHYISKYIEEDKPNLLIIDSIQTIYNPDVASAPGSVSQVREGTAALMKLSKKYGIATFIVGHVTKTGAIAGPKVLEHMVDTVLYFEGEKHNVYRILRAVKNRFGSTNEIGIFEMTNDGLVEVINPSHLFLSHRPKNAAGSVVVASIEGTRPVLIELQALISPTSFGTPRRMATGIDYNRVVMLMAVLEKKIGLQLQAQDGYINVVGGIQLSEPAVDLAIIAAIASSFRNKVIDPQMVIFGEVGLTGEVRTVNFAEKRIREASKMGFKTCIIPKGNLNGLSKMEDIEIIGVENVHEALDIILGGS